The DNA window AAAAGTATATAACTTAAGGCGTTTGATGAAACGTACGTGTCCCTCTATGTCGTTGACTAAACTAAAAATGCTTCGAtccactattttatttaattatcttCATGAATTTATACTTGTTTTTCCATATTCATTTTGGTAATTGTATATCTATTTTCTTCTATATTACTTAATTATGCATGCTTCAAATAAATTTCTTTGATTACTGTAATATATCAATCTTTCAATGACTGTTGAAAGTACTATTGGGGCTGAATATGTATGATATGTCATAATTAAATTGTCTAAGATGTattttgctatatatatattacgtacAGTTGGAGTTTTAGCTAGGATGCTATTGGTGGCATATGTCTTACACATAAAAGCACCCAGTTATAGTAAATAATATAGAGATCTCACCCTAGCCACCAACTAATATTTGACGAAATTGGTATAAAGAAACGAAGaactgaaatatatatatatatatataaatgaaaggtGAAGGTACCCCCTGTATGTTAGGAGTAAACTTTTATTTGAATTAATTACCGAAGAATTAAAAAGGTTCATCAATTGTGCATGTACAGCTTGTATATACCTACTGAGGAAGACCATTTAGGTTTGTCAATTGACCCAACGCAATCACCAATATACTGCTTTGCTTGTTGGAATTATCTATTTCTTGCTGATCCTATTCacagaaatagagagagaagtagTTAGAGACGGTATACCCACAAAGAGAAAATGGTTTAGGAGACCTAGCAATATAGAGTAGATACTCTTAAGGCATAAAtcggaggaagaaaaaaaggaaacctTTAGAGACCCGAAAGACACTATTTTGACTCTCGAGAGTGACTAGTAGTTCCAGGACGAGGAAACGTTGGGAGTAAGAAACCAAGCACAAACGTTTCCtcaaaactttttattttttatggtacAAACTTTGCTTTTGCCCTGTTATTTATAGGGAAATGGGTAAATTCTCATAATGTATTAATGTTCATATTGATAAATATACACTACAAATATTTGGTTTCATATTGTTTTTAAAGCAACACAAACTTAGGATTTTTTCGAGTTCATACGGTTTGATTCTAGAGAAATTCACCATTAGGCTATCAACCAGATGATACATTTCACACTgttaatgtatatatacatgattgaacatatattatttatatacgTGTACTTTAAAATGGAACAATAAATAAGGAGCATCAAAtttactacttttttttttcttttttgtgtgaGGATTAGTTCCTAAGTCAGATTCGGATTACCCACTTAATAACTTTTCAACTTAAAACTAACATAACGTATGGAACTGGGCTATGAATTCTTGGTCGTGACTACTTTTCATCATGTATTCATGTCCATGAGTCATGACCACTAGATGCATGTTCATTACATATCTCACTAGTACCCAATAACAAACATGTTTTTATGTACCAAGCAGGCAAGCCGGCAATGGCCCATAAAGCTTATGTGGGAGTTCGTTTTTAGGCCCAAGGTTTGTAGCTCAAAGCCCAGTCAAATTGTAAATATGAGTGCAACGTGTCAAATTCATATGgggtaactttagtcacacctagGTTTTTTCTAAAGATACCCCctcaattgatttttacaaATGATGGTCAACTTATATTAGGGTGTATTTAGAAAAAATCGGAGTGTAATTAAAACTACCCTTGATATGGGTTCTGCAATAGTTAAAGTCTCCTAGGCCCAACCAAGTCTTGTAGCCCAGGCCATTGTAATTGTGGAGTTGGATGAGCTGTCATCATGCCACGTGTCGAATTGATATCCATATCCATCAAAGAAACATCATTCGCCTCCGCCTTCCTTCAATCTTCCTCCTCTCAAAtttaggaaggaaaaaaaaaaggaaaataaagaagataagCCACTTGTGGAGAGCTCGTGTTACAAACACTCATCTTCACGATCTCCCCCCTTCATCTAACAGTCCAGATTTCACCACAAAAATATATTACCGTAACAACATCTTTCCCTGCTTTTCAGTTTCACATAACCATTCTCTTCAGAGAGAAACCAAGGAAGCAAAGCACAGAGTTAGCGAGCGAGCAATGGCTTCTCTACCATTTGCATTCGTTCCGGCCACAGAGAGAGTATACGCAGCCACAGCCGCCAAAGGTGACGGTGGGAGCAAAGGGGAGAAGGGGCTTCTGGATTGGATTTTGGGAAGTCTACAGAAGGAAGAACAGTTATATGAGACTGATCCAATCTTGAAGAAAGCGGAGGAGAAGAGTAATGGAGGAACCACCGGTGGTCGCAAGAACTCAATTGCGGTTCCCCAGAAGAAAAACGGTGGTTTTGGAGGCCTCTTCGCTAAGAATTGACCATGGTCTCTCTGGTGCATCCGGAGAGTAGAGTCTCATCCTGTGTACTCTCTCGttcttttcttaatttctctgTTCCATTCGTTTCAAATGTCAAATGATTTCACCTTACAGAATTGTTCAGtctgtttttcttctcctttttatgGGGTGGGGGGTGTTTATCTAATTTAGATTTCATGTAATTCTCTTGAATTCGTCACCATCTTGTGACCACAACATTCAACTGAATGGCACCAGTTCACGGCGACTTGGTCCATCGTTGTTAATATGTAGTAATCCATGGAAGTTACAGCAGGCTATATTCAAACTTGAAACCACCCTTACAGTGACTTAATACCAATTTACCAAAAGAGATTATTGGACATTTAAGAAATGACTTTTGGAAGTAAGGTTTCTCTATAAACATCACTGGCCCATTTTGGACGAAAGTTGTTAGATGAGATTGTTAGTatcgaaaaataaaaaagagaaaagttaTGAACGCCTGATTCCCGGCCTTTGTTGATGGAGAATAGTTCAGCCGTTCAGGCTTCAGCCAACCCTGTCAAAAAGCTGTCTACCTTATATGAATCACATCATATCCAGGGTCATACTTGTGACTTAACTTTTAAAGACTAAAGCATTCATAATTCTAGCCATGACCCATGAATAAAGATTGACTAACAAAGGTAATCCGCAGTCAATTCTGAAACAGATTTGAGCAAAGAATTCATGTAGCTACTCCATAATATTTGAGAGTATTGACTTCTTGTTGCCAAGAATGCAAGCAAGAGGGCAGTACTAAGAGCAACACAAATATATTCCCTATGTACATATTTTTTAGACAAATGCATGCACAAGACTATTCTGTAAAACTTAGCCACAATTAGCATTCACAGAATTTGACCTGCATAAGGAAGAAGTTGAATTGATGAACTCGATGCAATCCTCAATAGCTTCTGCTCTATGAGAATCAACAGGAGCTACAAAAGGCTTTGCATTGGCTGATGAAGAAACCTTAGCGGAAGGTCTCCTCCGCAGGCGCAGAGCTACAGCCAACTTACCACCAAGACCCTTGAGAATTCTTAATTCTGGTCTTTTCGGCAGCCTCAATCCACATTTCTTTGCTGGCCCGGAAGCTATGCATCTATTAGTTCGCTGGAGTGAACCAGGACTCTTGTTACTGCCAGGTCTCTGGCTCACTATGGCCATCCTGGTTGACATCTTTCACACACAgatagagagagacagagagagagagagagagggtagCAAAAAATGCAAATAGAAGGTATAGGTGGAGTGGTAGGTGAGGCACAACCGCACAAGTGTGAATTTATCAAGTGAAAAGCATGGTGTAGCTATATATAAAAGAGAGACAAGAATGACGAGAATCTTTCATTGTAAAGacatatttacatatttatgggctcacaagtcacaatgcactCATTCCACTTATAGCTTTCGTATAGTGCAAACATAAAAATACAAGAGCTAATGTGACCGCCCTGAAAAGGCTCGATATGCTACGCCATAGTCTGCCACACAGATTTGTGGGTCATCAAGAAAAATATGACAAACAGATGTACCTAAAAACACACCATTAAAGTCACAAACATCAGATGTTAAGTCACCTTAAGAATCACACCTAAGAGTCCAGATTCAGAAACAATAATAATCAGAGTAACCATTAGAACAGAGTAACTTTGCAAAGAACACCTCAGGAAACCTCCATAACTCCTACTGATAATGGTAACACGTTTTCCGGTATCGTTGCTCAGTTTTTTCGTCTATATGTTCGGTTTCCCaactataaaataaatttatttatgataatCGAGAAATTATTATTCACAGATAGCAGCATGAACTTTGTAATAATTGTTCAGATTGAGGAGGAGACCAGGCAAATTCTAGATTAGGTGGGAACTATAGAAAAGCTAATGGTTTAAAGACGTTAAACCACAGTTTCTAATGGTTTCAAGTGGATGTTCAGGAAAGGTAAAAGCTAACATCATACAAATTGGAAAATCAgtcttcttcatcctcaaccTTTCGGTAGAATCTGCTTTGATGgttataaaatatgatatcCATTAAGCTTTTCGACAATCAAAAAATTACTTATCCTTCTTTTTTTCGGCTGGAAActagaaagaaaaggagaagggAACAAAGGGCTAACTCATCATTTAGACAGAGCAAGAGAAAGTACACAATAGACGTCAGAGATGGAGACACAGAATATTAAAAAGTTTCACAACTTAATCAAATTAAATTCAAGTCATAAATGTCTAAATTTCCTAAGcttgaaaaaacaaaatatctTTCACTGAGGCTCCTAGTATACATATGAAGTTTCATTAAAAATGACACAAGGTGCCTCACGAAGACAATGATACATGTATAAAGGTCAAAAGAATAATGATAACCTAGTGGTGGCAGCTTCCTCCAATTTCATTTGTAGACAATCCACCTTCAGATTGTGTTTTCATTATGGTGTTTTCAAATCCCTATTCAGATTAGAATAAAGTGGACGACTAGGCCCGGCCCACCTTGTGGAAAAGCTTGGTAATTGGGCGGACCATTGGGCATTGAAGCACGTATAAATACCGGCCTTTGAAATTGAACTGTCTACAGAGTCTAAAGACCCACAGAGCCTTGTAAGCTTGTACCCGAGGTTACCCAATGGGCTGTCATAAGCCAATAAACTAGAAGCATTCCCTGAACCTGAATAATGAATACTCAGCCTAGCCCAATGGGCTTTCATAACCCAATAGACTTGCTGGCTGCTGCATTCCCTGAATGAGTCGCAAACTAACCCGATGGAATGCCCAGCCTAGTGTATCTACCATCTAGAAGTACGAGGCTCTGCGACTCTGAGGAACAAACACAAACTCCATAAGCTAAACAACAGCAAGAACAATAAACATGAAACACCACAGCAGCAGCCATTGTAAAGAGATAATATAGAATCTAACAAAATTCAACACACAACGAGCACTTGTAATAAGCAAATCAAGAACGgctccaaaaaaacaaaaaccgtgATTGAATCCACTATGAGTAGGAGCATATTTTCGGGTACATTGAATAGAgtaataaaccaaaaaaaagttcaagcCTTGAGGAACTCATGGCAGCAACATGTTCCATTGTCAATAGCTCCTCCCTCCCAGTATTAAACTATCAATCAAAGATTTTAAGGCATGCGACAAAAGGTTTTCATAATTTGGAGCAGTTCCACATTCAAAGAAGCTAGAGTCGCACTATACCAATTTGGGCAACCTCAGAcatgaaaaaaattatgatcattatcaGTTTATAAGCTAAAAAAATAATGAGACGAACTAACCATATTCTCTGGATATGAACACCATGACAGGATATTAGAGTATCATGTACATACTACATAGAAAAGCATGTCAAGTTACCAATTTTGCAAAACAAGCACATTGCCTTTCCACAATTATTTTCGCTATCGCAATGGTATCCCGTTTGACCATTGTAGTTAGCAAACATCTAAAGCGACATAAGCATAACATTGCCTTAGCTATGGGTGAGTCCAGATTCACATGACAGGGACACCATAAAGCACAACATACCAGTAGCTAGCGTCACAGGATTATCTCTAAAACCATGAGAAAGCCAGAAAATTCGACTTGGGTGAATTATCAGCACAACTAATCTCTTCTATTTTTTCACAAAAAGATATTGataacacaaaaaacaaaataaagccaCAAACCATCAACAATTGAGCTTGCAAAACGTAGAGCTGGAACCACCCAAACCATTAGCATTAGCATCCTGTCTAAAACTCAAACCATTGCATAATCAGGTTAAGTTGTACGTGTCCCAGAATCATCAACAGATGGGCTCACAAAATCAATGACCATTAAAAATATGATCATGCTGGTCACAGCTACGGGTTTAATGTTTGCATATGATAAAATCAGACTGAAATTTTTGAGGGTGTTTTCAATATAATCATAGATCAAAACAAATCATCACCAATATACAAGCAATCAccaagcaaatatatatatatagtcaccACTCACCAAGGTGCAAAAGCATCATGAAGGGGATAAAGATTATAAATTTTCACCTCCGTTCTTCAGCATCCAAGAGAAGAGTTAAATAAACACCAAattaaaagacaaaataaagtattatgctaattatatatacacagatatcGTCTTTCTTATTAAAACCGACAAACCATAGTAGTACCCAAATTTACCTTTCGCAGTTCCCATAAGTGCTTTCAAAGCTCTGGAAACAAATCAGCTTCAATAATCACGACGATGATAATCACTATAATCATAACTCTCCCTTTCTGATGTTTTCTCCTTCTCATGGACACTCCCCTCTTCCAGATTCAGATTCAGATTCAGCCAGATTCAGCCCACCTAAAGCACCAGTGACTGAACTCCCACCAACCTTTGGCACTGATGATTTTGGACCGTACGATGAGGAGGAAGAGTAATCAACAGGAGCCGATGGTCCACTGGGCACGCCGTAATTGGAAGTCCGGGGGAGTGGAGGAGGCACAGTCGAAGACGACAGATCAACGGGCGCAGATGGGCTACTTGGCGCAACGTAACTGGAGGCTCGATGATACAATGGCCGCGATGACATAGTCGGCTGTGAAGGATAATAGCCGGAGTAGTAACCGGAGTATTGATCGCCGTAACAGTACGGAGAATGAGTGAATTCACGGTAGTCGCGTGCAGGAACAAGAGGGGGAGGTCTTGGAGGGGCAGGAGAGTAATAATGGCGGTACTGAGGGGCATTACTGTAATCCGGAGAGGGTGCTGGCAAGTTGCGTTCTTTTAACGCCATCTTCAGGCGAACTTTACCGTGAGGACGACCAGAGGGACGCTGCAGCTCGATCGTGCGGACCAAGTTGGTTAACTTGCCCGACTCATCGACGAGTTCACCAAGCGAGAGTTTCGACGTCCCGACGAGCGGTTTCGGTGTCTCGGAGGGCCTGGAGTGGAAGATCTCTAGGGTGAGTACGGAGTCGTGAAGCGGCCGAGTCAGTGGGAGCGTGAATCGCTCGTTCCAGACAGGACTAGTGTTGCCGGAGTCATCCGAGTGGGTGGCGAGTCGGTTGTCCCAGCTTGCAAGGTAGAAAACCGCGTAGGGCTTGAGGTCGCCGTTTCTCCAGTTGACGTTTTTGAGATGTTTCGCCGAAATCACCGTGATCTCGAGCTCAAGAGGCGCCTGAGAAGCCATAGCTGGCGGGTTGCTAACGTTCGCCTCGTGTGGAGGATCGGAATTTGGGAAATTTTGCGCTTATGCGGGTAATGGGTAATAGATAATATTCATATTCTTGTGGAAAGACGTGGCGATGGGTGAGCCGTTCgatgctttctttctttgtttttaaccGTTGAGGATAATATGACTATCATTTCCATTTTGAAAATCGAAATAAACTGatgctcaattttttaaaaataattctctccttttttaaaaaattaaatagtttCGTTATCTTCCACGttgaaaaataaacaagaaaattatttatttatgtgatTAAAAAAGGCATATTCATCAACATATTCAATGGCATGATTGTTTCTTGTGCCAATAGTgggtaagagcatccacagtgatgcaccaaatatccagcacttcaaaatcattctctcttttctcatctatcctacgtggcacaatttaattggatgagtgaatcccacaatatacattattcatgaacactccatacattccaacacttcatactcactttctctattttctctctcttcctttttatcatctctctcttctttttcatatctctctcttcttttcatcttctctttcttcctttttatcatctctttcttccttttcatcacctctctcttcactattcatcacctctctcttcactattcatcaactatatacatactccaactctcaagtatcctttttccacaactaaattttcaagtgtaatttttcacccattatgtgtatgtagcactatatttatcaaaaaagtaacatttcaagtacttgaaatacactccattatactcattgtgaacatctagcacttaacttatcaagaaagtatcatctcaagtacttcaaattcttcccattgtggatgctctaacacaCCGTAACAGTGGCAAGCGGCCTTCAAAGGTTTGGGCCATTATCTGACCCGTCAAAGTATCCAAATGGTCCTTCAAATTTATCAGTCAGCTAATGGGCTTGCCAAGACAAATAGGCCGATATAGTCCAATGGAATTATGTGGGCTCTGACCTATTTGATGTAATGATGTTCTGTTTCTTTCATGAATTTCTcgactgcaaaaaaaaaaaaaaaaaaaaaaacccggtAGATCCACCGCCTTATCGATCCCCCAGTTAAATCCCTACATCCGGCAGAAACGGAAACTGAGAGACTTGTGAGAATAGAAACATATGGCGAGATCGTTCCCGGTTGCACTACTATGGACTCTAGTCTTGTCTGGAACCCTAACTCTCATTCAGGTACTGTTTACGGTAAGTGTCTATCGGTCATCTACACTGGATCGATTGGATCCAAGTTCTTGATTTATCCATGAACTTCGTGTAATTCGTTCCGACTAGAGTGTGTTTCAGTGGATCTGTGTTTGAAATGACAGTCGTAGCGTATATTCTCAATTAGAGGTCGATATTGTTTCTAGTTTGAATCTTCAGAGTGAATGGCCATGTATGAGTTTGCAAGGTGCAGTTAAAGGTTGATTCTGATTTTTGCTTGAATTAGAGAAAATTTTAATTCTGATCGAAACGGAAAAtagttagtgtttttttttttcatcgcCAACGTGTGCTAGTTTGTGTATTTTTGAACCATAGAGATAATTTTGCATAAGTTCTTCGTGATTGAAATAGAAATAGTTAGGTATTTTGTTTCTTAGTGTTGCGTGCGTGTTTACATTTCGTTTTTGTTCTTTGGATGTGTTTTTCTGCAGTTTTTAAGGCTGATTCTGATTTTAGTTGGATTAGAGAGACACTTAAGTTGATTCAGATTGAAAAAGAGATAGTAAGGTATTGTTGTTGATCATTAGTGATTCTTGCGCTCTTTCACTCCAGGGATTAAATATATCTGTACGAGTTTCAGGCGGCTCTACTGAAGTTTTgtactggttttttttttttggattctaGAGAAAACAAGTTAATTGTCTGAACTTTGCCTGGGCATTACTCATTAGAGTTCGATACTGATTTAAGTTTGAATAAGAGGGACATATGGTAATTGAGATTGAAACAGAGATTAGTTAGGTATTTTGTGAATTACAAGCAAGTTTTTGTTATCTTTTGATTTGTCGATGACTAATTTTTGTCTGAACTTTGCGAGGGCATTACTCATTAGAGTTCGATACTAATTTAAGTTTGAATTAGGAGGGGCATATGGTAGTTGAGATTGAAGCAGAGATTTGTTACGTATTTTGTGGATTACAAGCAAGTTTTTGAGGGGACAACAGAAGGTTGATgatatttgttcttttgttgtttgtaaGCGAAGTGTATGTGTGTGATTTTAAACATCTGATAGCCTGAGTTTGTATGAGTTTGACAGCGGGCATTGGAGGTTGATACTTTATATTTGAATATGGATTGGAGAGACACTTCAATAAATTCAGATTGAGATGTAGACTGCAAGGGGGCAACTGGAATTGGATATTGATTTAGTTGGAACAGCAAGAAACACATTATGTAATTTTACTTAAGTGCTTACtatgtttttttcccttttggaaAATCGTGTGTTCTCTTCTATTTTAATCAATTTTGTGGAAATTCTGTGATGGGTGTTTAGACGATGTTACTGATTTTAGTCTGGATGAGGGATAAAGGTGATACTGAAAATTGAAATCTAAAATGGTTAGGTAGTTCCTGCTGATCAATATTTATACGAGTAACACATTTGGTTTGGTTTCTGATGTTGATTTGCAAAGAGTTACATCGCAGGCAAAGAAGAAGTAAGATTTGAAAGAGATCATGCATAAAGTTTACTTTGATGCTGAGATTGCTGGGAAACCTGCAGGTATGTCTTGCTTGAGATAAATGTCAAGATAGCTGGTAAgcaatacaaatatacaatccCGACGGAAGAAAAAAGGACATCCGCCTATGTTTCTTCTATAGTTATTCCTTCATGCTTAATGCCTAAACAATCATCATTTGTTGGTTCTCAGGCCGAGTTGTCATGGGTCTTTTTGGAAAGGCTGTTCCTAAAACTGGAGGTACAGTAGCCATATCACATTCAAGATAATTAGTTATACATATTTAATAATGCAAGGTTTATTATGATGTTATTAATAGCTTGATCTTCCTGTTTGCAGAAAATTTCTGGGCATCATGCACAGGTAAACTTACCATTTCAATATctttagtaaatttttttttttttgatttcctTCTTTCCATTTGCATGTTGATGCTCCACATCAATTAGCAAcacttttttcccttttagatGCAAGTAGAATTTATGGTATCACATCTTGTCTCGGTTCAGCATTTTTGTCTATACTTGCATAACTGATTGAAAGAATTAGAGAACCATCAGAAAGTAAGGATTTCCTTTGCCTTCAAGAATGGGATGAAATAGAAAACATTGGTTTAGAGTGGAGTTGCAGTTTGATCCTATGAAAGTATCTTTGTAAATTTTGTATTCTTTTGCACgtgaaaaaaaagtaaattttgtCGTCTTATATTATCCCTTATCATTTCAGGAGAGAAATATACTGGGAAGAGTGGAAGGCCTTTTCATTTCAAGGGGAGTGCATTCCATAGAATTATTCCAGCTTTATGATCCAACGAGGTTATTTCACTATTGTCGGGGGATTACTTTAGTAGTTTCCGTCCAAATTAGGTGGCTTGATGGCTTATGTTCAATACTTTTGCTTCAATGCTTAGCTCGTTTACTTTTAAGAGAAGGAATGATTCAAGAGTGTCAAACTACATAATGAATAAATAACaactttcttctttgtttaaCAGGGCTTCTGTCAATGGCAAATGCTGGTCGTGATACCAATGGTTCACAATTCTTCATCACAACTGTGATAACTAGTTGGTAAGTGAAGAAGTATTTTGTACCTCATTTATATTATTAGCTCCCTATTATATCTTGGATTTTCCAAGATGATATATTGAGGGCATGCTGGGAGAGG is part of the Tripterygium wilfordii isolate XIE 37 chromosome 7, ASM1340144v1, whole genome shotgun sequence genome and encodes:
- the LOC120002750 gene encoding josephin-like protein, giving the protein MSTRMAIVSQRPGSNKSPGSLQRTNRCIASGPAKKCGLRLPKRPELRILKGLGGKLAVALRLRRRPSAKVSSSANAKPFVAPVDSHRAEAIEDCIEFINSTSSLCRSNSVNANCG
- the LOC120001731 gene encoding uncharacterized protein LOC120001731 isoform X2: MLRLLGNLQAELSWVFLERLFLKLEKISGHHAQERNILGRVEGLFISRGVHSIELFQLYDPTRLFHYCRGITLVVSVQIRASVNGKCWS
- the LOC120001731 gene encoding uncharacterized protein LOC120001731 isoform X1; its protein translation is MLRLLGNLQAELSWVFLERLFLKLEKISGHHAQERNILGRVEGLFISRGVHSIELFQLYDPTRLFHYCRGITLVVSVQIRWLDGLCSILLLQCLARLLLREGMIQECQTT